A single region of the Roseivivax sp. THAF197b genome encodes:
- a CDS encoding DMT family transporter, which yields MIGEAFAVAAALLYAFGSVAVTQDARENGGRGTAVVLSILLTTAISGLLWLFIGLPLPTPSEGLWAGIAYFCVAGLLATVIGRVFFFRAIELTGAVESSLFRRLIPIFAVVMAVIFLGERVTLSTAVAIVLVFAGVGIVILSVPENPQAAKVNTAERKDRMTGRLLGVGSAASYGGAYVTRKFGMVWLPDPLAGTFIGAIAGLVVFCALAPLNEHFRAQIRAVLRRPTRWQVLAAGAISFGQIAQFTALKFTSVTAVAIIASIEMFFAAWLAGFVLRSEPRPGPRLLAASVLALIGVTILALDRGGA from the coding sequence ATGATCGGAGAAGCCTTCGCGGTCGCGGCGGCCCTGCTTTATGCGTTCGGCTCCGTCGCCGTCACGCAGGATGCACGCGAAAATGGCGGCCGAGGCACGGCGGTTGTCCTGTCCATCCTGCTGACAACCGCTATTTCAGGGCTGCTGTGGCTGTTCATCGGGCTTCCGTTGCCGACCCCGTCGGAAGGCCTTTGGGCCGGTATCGCGTATTTCTGCGTGGCGGGCCTTCTGGCGACCGTCATAGGGCGCGTTTTCTTCTTCCGTGCGATTGAGCTGACGGGCGCTGTTGAAAGTTCACTATTTCGTCGGCTGATCCCAATTTTCGCAGTTGTGATGGCCGTGATCTTCCTCGGAGAACGCGTCACGCTGTCCACCGCTGTAGCTATCGTGCTGGTCTTCGCGGGTGTGGGAATCGTGATCCTGTCGGTGCCGGAAAACCCGCAGGCGGCAAAGGTCAACACGGCAGAGCGCAAGGATCGCATGACCGGTCGCCTGCTTGGTGTTGGGTCAGCAGCCAGCTACGGTGGTGCCTATGTGACGCGGAAGTTCGGCATGGTCTGGCTTCCGGATCCATTGGCGGGCACTTTCATTGGCGCGATTGCGGGCCTTGTCGTTTTTTGCGCATTGGCGCCTTTGAACGAGCATTTCCGCGCCCAGATACGCGCTGTGCTGCGCAGGCCCACGCGCTGGCAGGTCCTTGCCGCGGGGGCAATCTCGTTCGGTCAGATCGCCCAGTTCACCGCGCTCAAATTCACTTCCGTGACGGCGGTTGCAATAATTGCCTCGATCGAGATGTTCTTTGCCGCCTGGCTTGCTGGCTTCGTGCTTCGCTCCGAACCGCGCCCGGGGCCGCGGCTTTTGGCGGCATCCGTGCTTGCCTTAATCGGCGTTACGATCCTCGCTTTGGATCGTGGTGGAGCATAA
- a CDS encoding TRAP transporter fused permease subunit: MQRGLVVVAALFAAWVIYANLFTISDPLILGILFVCGIYTIMFVAIGATAYAPDKVPFYDWALSALSLACGVFFFVNAGAISDRISLLHPFTPAQLFFGTSLLLLTLEATRRTTGMGLTGIVVAFLAYNLFGYLLPPPFGHGVSDFSYLLDILVFTTDGVFGVPIQVVASYVFLFVMFGTFLAKAGGGEFFFNLAALLTGRTRGGPAKIAVLSSGLYGTMSGSPTSDVVATGSITIPVMKRLGYKARFAAAVEVAASTGGSAMPPIMGSAAFILAEYTGTAYQQVVLAALVPALLYYLGVFTQVHFRAVNHNLRPSDDEIPTAAQTFKTGWVFLIPIIGIIVALMVGYSPTFVAGIGVIGAVGASMLLKATRLTAWQIVEGLGETTLRILPVAGACAAAGLVIGGLSMTGLGMKAANVILTISNEQPVVTLIIAALVTIILGLGMPTPSAYILAAVLVGPALAELGYPILQSHMFLLYFAILSALTPPIAVAALAAAAIAEEDPFKIAFSAVRLAAIGFLLPFAFVANPGLILQADPLTNAIAVLGGILATAGIGMSIEGAIGTKLKTVERLLLVVAAVAAVTPWVLVSLIGIVVLLGMMVRYFMMMRADGTAVNETA; this comes from the coding sequence ATGCAGCGCGGCCTCGTCGTTGTCGCCGCCCTGTTCGCAGCGTGGGTGATCTACGCGAACCTCTTCACGATCTCGGACCCGCTGATCCTGGGCATCCTGTTCGTCTGCGGTATCTACACGATCATGTTCGTCGCCATCGGAGCGACCGCTTACGCCCCGGACAAGGTGCCTTTCTACGATTGGGCACTGTCGGCGCTGAGCCTGGCCTGTGGCGTGTTCTTCTTCGTCAATGCAGGTGCCATTTCGGACCGGATCAGCTTGCTGCACCCGTTCACCCCGGCGCAGCTGTTCTTCGGGACGTCCCTGTTGCTTCTGACGCTCGAGGCCACACGCCGGACGACCGGCATGGGCCTGACCGGCATCGTCGTGGCCTTCCTGGCCTATAATCTGTTCGGATATCTCCTGCCGCCGCCCTTCGGCCACGGCGTGAGCGATTTCAGCTATCTGCTCGATATCCTTGTCTTTACCACCGACGGCGTCTTCGGCGTGCCGATCCAAGTCGTCGCGAGTTATGTCTTTCTGTTCGTCATGTTCGGCACCTTCCTCGCCAAGGCGGGCGGCGGCGAGTTCTTCTTCAACCTCGCAGCGCTGCTGACCGGCCGGACGCGTGGCGGTCCTGCGAAGATCGCGGTTCTGTCCTCAGGCCTCTACGGCACGATGTCGGGCAGCCCCACCTCGGACGTGGTGGCCACCGGGTCGATCACCATTCCCGTCATGAAGCGGCTGGGCTACAAGGCACGCTTCGCCGCCGCCGTCGAGGTCGCCGCCTCCACCGGCGGCAGCGCGATGCCGCCGATCATGGGGTCTGCCGCCTTCATCCTGGCGGAATATACCGGCACTGCCTATCAGCAGGTGGTCCTGGCGGCTCTGGTGCCCGCGCTTCTCTACTATCTGGGCGTATTCACACAGGTGCATTTCCGGGCGGTAAACCACAATCTGCGGCCCTCCGACGACGAGATCCCAACCGCTGCACAGACCTTCAAGACCGGCTGGGTTTTCCTGATCCCCATCATCGGCATCATCGTGGCGCTGATGGTCGGCTATTCCCCGACCTTCGTTGCGGGGATCGGCGTGATCGGGGCCGTCGGCGCGTCCATGCTGCTCAAGGCGACGCGTCTCACGGCCTGGCAGATCGTCGAGGGGCTGGGCGAGACCACGCTGCGGATCCTGCCCGTGGCCGGGGCCTGTGCGGCCGCAGGTCTGGTGATCGGCGGCCTGTCCATGACGGGTCTCGGCATGAAGGCCGCGAACGTGATCCTGACGATCAGCAACGAGCAGCCCGTGGTGACGCTGATCATCGCCGCCCTGGTGACGATCATCCTGGGGCTCGGCATGCCGACACCCAGCGCGTATATTCTCGCCGCTGTTCTGGTGGGTCCGGCCCTGGCCGAGCTTGGCTATCCGATCCTGCAGAGCCACATGTTCCTTCTCTACTTCGCGATCCTGTCGGCGCTCACACCGCCGATTGCGGTGGCGGCACTGGCCGCGGCGGCCATCGCCGAGGAAGATCCTTTCAAGATCGCCTTTTCCGCGGTGCGGCTGGCGGCCATCGGCTTCCTTCTGCCCTTTGCCTTCGTGGCCAATCCCGGGCTGATCCTGCAGGCCGATCCGCTGACAAACGCAATCGCGGTGCTCGGTGGCATCCTCGCGACAGCCGGGATCGGCATGTCGATCGAAGGGGCGATCGGAACAAAGCTGAAAACGGTGGAGCGGCTGTTGCTGGTCGTCGCAGCGGTTGCGGCGGTCACCCCCTGGGTGCTCGTGTCGCTGATCGGCATTGTGGTGCTTCTCGGCATGATGGTGCGCTACTTCATGATGATGCGTGCCGACGGCACTGCCGTGAACGAGACCGCGTGA
- a CDS encoding Rieske 2Fe-2S domain-containing protein: MLTYEENELLTRVTGDAPMAQLMRQHWTPVCLMEEVAENDGKPLRVEVLGESYVAFRDTKGRLGMLDELCPHRKASLVYGRNEDCGLRCLYHGWKMDVDGNVVAMSSEPEGSPLMDKVKARSYPVREWGGFVWAWLGEKEDMPEFQPPAFAPEEDTPVSILKIRVPANWAQIHEGQIDSAHSSSLHSSTMKPAKVESAASDDKSWYRPSTDKSPRMQTETTSYGFHYAAIRKPIKKAKTHHYLRVTEFVAPYYSLIPPNNNYKVASVIVPINDDETAFHFVAWGGPNVPSTDEWRAFNHAVPGKDLDHKWRTKRTLENDFMQDREWMKEGHFTGVPGIPNEDIIMWVSMGSRVQRHTDTLGASDLAIVEFRRLMADAAQKVKDGGRAIGTDSDIPQAQIASHEGVYSKDVDWRTLVAPGNPASQAAE; the protein is encoded by the coding sequence ATGCTGACATACGAAGAAAACGAGCTTCTGACCCGCGTCACCGGAGATGCCCCCATGGCGCAGCTGATGCGCCAGCACTGGACGCCTGTCTGCCTGATGGAAGAAGTGGCCGAGAATGATGGGAAGCCGCTGCGCGTCGAGGTGCTGGGCGAAAGCTATGTGGCATTCCGCGACACGAAAGGCCGTCTAGGCATGCTCGACGAGCTGTGCCCGCACCGCAAGGCCTCGCTTGTCTACGGCCGTAATGAGGATTGCGGACTGCGCTGCCTGTATCACGGCTGGAAGATGGACGTGGACGGCAATGTCGTGGCCATGTCCTCCGAGCCCGAGGGCAGCCCGCTGATGGACAAGGTCAAGGCCCGCTCCTACCCGGTGCGCGAATGGGGCGGTTTCGTCTGGGCGTGGCTCGGCGAGAAGGAAGACATGCCGGAGTTTCAGCCGCCCGCCTTCGCGCCCGAAGAGGACACGCCGGTCTCCATCCTGAAAATCCGCGTGCCCGCGAACTGGGCGCAGATCCACGAGGGCCAGATTGACAGCGCGCACAGCTCTTCGCTGCATTCCTCGACCATGAAGCCCGCGAAGGTCGAAAGCGCCGCCTCGGACGACAAGTCCTGGTACCGCCCGTCGACCGACAAATCGCCCCGCATGCAGACCGAGACCACCAGCTACGGCTTCCATTACGCGGCGATCCGCAAGCCCATCAAGAAGGCCAAGACGCACCATTACCTGCGGGTGACCGAATTCGTCGCGCCCTATTACTCGCTGATTCCGCCGAACAACAATTACAAGGTGGCCAGCGTAATCGTGCCGATCAACGACGACGAGACCGCGTTCCACTTCGTCGCCTGGGGCGGCCCGAACGTCCCCTCGACCGATGAATGGCGCGCCTTCAATCACGCGGTGCCGGGCAAGGATCTCGATCACAAGTGGCGCACCAAGCGCACGCTGGAGAACGATTTCATGCAAGACCGCGAGTGGATGAAGGAAGGCCATTTCACTGGCGTTCCGGGCATTCCCAACGAGGACATCATCATGTGGGTGTCGATGGGCAGCCGCGTTCAGCGCCACACCGACACGCTTGGCGCGTCCGACCTCGCCATCGTGGAGTTCCGGCGCCTGATGGCCGATGCCGCGCAGAAGGTGAAAGATGGCGGACGGGCGATCGGCACCGATTCCGATATCCCGCAAGCGCAGATTGCCTCGCATGAGGGCGTCTATTCCAAGGATGTCGATTGGCGCACCCTGGTCGCGCCCGGCAACCCGGCCTCGCAGGCGGCGGAGTAA
- a CDS encoding antibiotic biosynthesis monooxygenase codes for MLDANMLSDASSALFVALRVAHSDAEACAAKLAGLNDQLEQAEGFLHLDVIRRDGGLGTDFFIIARFRSMADLEAWRVSPERAQRLAEINAMAIADISRQQMAGSSIWFDPIVSMPSPPKPPRLWKRWVMSFVAVYPALIVLVTLLSPLTAEMPEALRLLIIAIILTGLTTAFIMPWLTRRLYAWLHAR; via the coding sequence ATGCTAGACGCGAACATGCTCAGCGACGCCAGCAGCGCCTTGTTCGTGGCCCTGCGTGTCGCGCATTCGGATGCGGAGGCCTGCGCCGCGAAGCTCGCCGGGCTGAACGATCAGCTTGAGCAGGCCGAGGGCTTCCTGCATCTCGACGTGATCCGCCGTGATGGCGGGCTCGGCACGGATTTCTTCATCATTGCTCGGTTTCGCAGCATGGCGGACCTCGAGGCGTGGCGCGTCTCGCCCGAGCGCGCGCAGCGCCTTGCTGAGATCAACGCTATGGCCATCGCGGATATCTCGCGCCAGCAGATGGCCGGCTCCAGCATCTGGTTCGATCCCATCGTCTCCATGCCGAGCCCGCCGAAACCGCCGCGGCTCTGGAAGCGGTGGGTCATGAGTTTCGTGGCCGTCTATCCGGCACTGATCGTGCTGGTCACGCTTCTCTCGCCACTGACCGCGGAGATGCCCGAGGCGCTGCGCCTTCTGATCATCGCGATCATCCTGACAGGCCTGACCACCGCCTTCATCATGCCCTGGCTGACACGCAGGCTATACGCCTGGCTTCATGCCAGGTGA